A region of the Candidatus Cloacimonas sp. genome:
TAACTGCTCTATCCGTTTCCGGTAAAAATCTTGCTGCCTGACTGTGAGCAAGAAAAACCTCTAATTCCTGAAGCAACCAATCCGGAATATTCTTTTCGTTTAATGCCTGCATTTTTTCCTGCGTGGAGAGATGGTTGGAAAGCTTGTATTTGGAAGCAAGGTATTCAAATAGTGCCTTTTCCGCCAGAGGATAGAAATCCGGGGATAGATTCCTGGCTGCCGTCGTAGCTGGTTTCAAATAATGCAACAGGACTTTTTCGGCTTTTAACGAAGCATAGCGTTCCGGATTATCCCTTTTCATTTTACTTTCCCAAGCAACAATGGAAACAGCTATTGTTACCCCAACTATCAAGAGCATCAAAATCCAATACCAGGGCTGTTTTACATAGGGAATATAAGCCGGATAGCTATTCTTCTCTATTTTGGGTAACATTGCTTTAGGATTGCGAGATTGTTTTAAACGACTGAAGTAACTCAGCACTTTGGCAGAAGAAACCTTTATTTTTTCTTTGGGACTGCGGTATAATTTATAACTTCCGCTATCGTTATCAAACCAGGAAAAAGTTAGTTCCGGAAGTTCATACACCCCTTTATCCTGAGGTATCAAAGTATAATAATAAGTTCTGGTTCCTTCAATTCCTGCTTTCAGGTTATCTATCACCATTGGACTGGAAACCTGAAAACCTTTTCGGGAAACAAATTGAGGAGCGGAAAACTGATTGAAATTGCCTCTCCCTTCAATTTTCAAAGTAAAAGTAATCGTTTCTCCCAGGGAAATTTCTTTATCGGAAAGAGAATAACTAAGCTTAAAGTTGCCTACCGCTCCTCCAAAAGAAGGAGGAACATTATTAGCAGGCAAGGGTAGAACATTAATAATTCCGCCTTTGCTTTGCAAGTTTTTATTCAGCAACCCGAAACCGTATAGCCGAGCATAACCTTCTAAAATTGGTGACTGCAATCGTCCCTCTCTATTGGAAATTATCGCTAAGCTTTTAATAAGGGCTCGTTTATATTGCTTTCCCTGAAAGAATACTTCTTCATAATTTAACATCGTTGGTTGTTCGTATGTGCTTTTCCCGTAACCATCGGAATCAATTTCATTCTCCAGATTGAAAGAACCTACCGTTTCATCGGTATAAAGATAGTAGGAAACAATTGCCGGAAAACCACGATACACCTTTTGTTCTTCCGGTAAAGCCAAAATGAAAGTATCACCTGCCCATTTATCATTGTTACCCCAAAAATCTGAATCATCAAAGCCAAAAGAACCAAATCCCTGCACCGGAGGTGAACTTTGAGCCGGTGGTTTTTTTGTTCCTGCAATCACTTCCAGAGAAATTGCCCGGGTGGGATAATAATGCCCGTTTACTTTAACTTTGAAAGAAGGAATGGTGGTCTTGCCTGTTTTTAAAGGAAAATAGATAAAACGAAAGGTCTCCGAGAATTCGGAAATCAATCTGGTGCCTTCCAAAACTACTGAACTACTTGATGAACTGGTCAGATTGCGAAAACTGAACAGCGGCACGGAAGGCGGAGTTGGCTCTTCCACTTTGAGGCGATTGTCATTCGCAATTTTCAGGGTCAATTCCAGCTGCTCATTCATACTGATAGTATTTTTATTTACGGTTACATCAATCTTCAAAGCGGAAAGCACAAGTGGAAACAGCAGCAGGAAAAACAATGCCTTCTTCATTTTTACCACCATTTATCCGTTTTGGAGCTTTGCTTTTGTTTTAATTGCTGGCGGTCTGTGCTTTCTTTGTTATCCAGACCTTTCAAAATATTGCGGATTGCTTCCTGTTCTTGATTATCTTTGTTTTGCTGTATTTGGGCTGCAGGAGGTGATTGTTTTTGCAGTTTACGCAAAGTAAGTTCATAATTTGCCCGTAAATCCTCATCCTCAGGATCAAGCAAAAGAGCTTCTTTAAAGTGTTTCAGAGCTTTTTGGTAGTCCTTTTGCTGATAGGCAATATCACCGCTGTCATAAAGAATATTTTTTTTATCCTTTGCCTTGTTTAGAGCAATCTCAGCAGCCGAATCTGCTTCCGCATAGCGATTTTGCCTGTATAAGCACTTAGCCAGATTGGCATTGGCGGTTACATCGTTGGATTTAGTATTCTTCCGGAACAACTCTTCAGCGCGGGGATATTTTTTTGCCCGGTAAAAGGAATCGGCAAATGACTGACGCACTGCTTTGGGTCTGAATAGCAATTCCAGAATAAGCAATAACAGAATAACCGCTATCACAATCAAGATTATGCGTCTTGTTTTATTGCTCATTGCTTTTCTCCGCTGCCATTAAACCCTTCTTGCGTTTACGCGGGTCTATCACACACTCTATAATAAGCAAGATAATTGCCATTATGGCAAAGAGATAATACTGTTCTTTCAGGATAGTAACTTTCTTACCTCGGCGGGTAATTTCGTTTTCATAGATGCGTTTTAAAATCAGCTGAATTTCTTCACCGCCTGGGGTTACCCGAAAATATTCTCCTTCCGTTATCCGGGCAATTTCCTGCAGGGTTGTTTCATCCAGTTTACTTTTCACTTCTTCACCGGTTTCGGGATTACGAATGATTGTCCCTTCCGGACTTCCCACACCCATAGTATATACCCTGATGCCCTTTATTTTCAATTTCTTAGCTTCTCTTAAAGCAGAATTTTCCAGGTCTTCCCCATCTGAAATAAGAATCAGCGTGTTAGATTTTGAACCCTCGGGAAAAGCATCTGCTGCTAAATTCAAAGCGCTGCCAATATCGGTTCCCGGAATTTCTACCGTGTTACTGTTTAAACCGTTCAGGACAATGCGGACGGCTTCGTAATCATCCGTTAACGGACATTGCAAAGTTGCCACTCCGGCAAAAGCAATTATGCCAATTCTATCGGTTTTCACCTGTTCCAGAAAACTGCCAATCTGTAAAATAGCTCGTAACAACCTACTGGGCATCATATCCGTGGCATCCATACTTTGGGAAACATCTATGGCAAATATAATATCCATTCCGCTGCTTTGCAAGTCCTTATTTTCATAATCCCATTGCGGTCTTGCCAAGGCAATGATAACACAGCCCAAAGCCAGAATGCATAGAAATAGCTTAAAGCCAATCCAGAATGGCGATTGAGAATGATAATAATGTTCTTTCAAATGTAGTTCGGCATAGCGGGTAAAACGACGCTGTAAAAATCTTTCCCGTCTGAACAATAAAATCAGCAGCAACAAACACAGCCCTGAAAGTGCCAGATAGTAAGGATTGGCAATATTCATAGCTGGTCAGGCAAAACAGGTAAAATAATAGTTTTCAACAGCATTTCCAGGAGCAAAAAGGCAAACGCCAACCATAAAAAAGGCATAAAATGCTCACTGTAATTATATCTAAACTGAGTAGTAAAGCGGGTTTTTTCCAGGCGGTCAATTTCATTCATAATCTCTGCCAAGCCATTAGAATCGGTTGCCAAAGCTGCTTTACCCGTTCCTGTCGTTTCCGCTATTTTATTCAGGGTCTCCATATCCAAATCTATAAAAGTGTTTAAATAACGCGTTCCAAAAATGGGATCGGCATAAGGAAAAGGCACTAACCCTTTGCTTCCTACTCCAATAGGATAAACCTTAATTCCCAATTCCTTAGCCATTTCCGCTGCGGCTAAGGGGTCTATTTCTCCGGTATTGCTAACCCCATCGGTAATCAGAATAATCACTCTGCTTTTGGCAGTGCTGTTATGTAACCGGGCAACAGCTTTTGCCAAACCCATTCCGATAGCGGTTGCGGATGCTTCTTCATTCACTTTCAGTTTATCCAGCGAATTCAACATTGCCAAATGATCAAAAGTGAGCGGTATCTGCGTTAAAGCATATTCCGAGAAGGCAACTAAACCAAATCTGTCATTCGGACGCCTTTTCACAAAATCCTTTGCTACGCTTACCGCTGCACTTAACCGATTTTTAGGAGCAAAATCCATCGCCAGCATAGAGCCGCTAATATCCATAGCCATAACAATATCCACTCCTTTATTGCTTAAATCCCTGGTTTTTATGCCCCACCGGGGTTCAGCTATGGCAATACATAAGAATAACAAGATTAAGGAGCGTAAAACCGGATACAGATAACGGAAAGGATATTGACCGCGCGAAATATAACGCAGCTGTTTAACTCTGGAATGAGGTAAATAAAGGCGTCGTTTCCTGTGAATAATAAATTCCCAAACCAGATATAACGGAATTAGGAGTAACAAAAAAAGAAACCAGGGATGACCGAATTTAAGCATTTGTCGGCTCCTGAACAGCTTTGGCGAAACTTAATAAATAATTCCTCAGCCAAAGGGTATTTTCCTCTATTTCAGTATCAGAGGGATGGCGTTTTGCGAACTTAACTAAATCGCAGTAGTTGATAAAATTCCTGATTTCCTGTGCAAAGGGTATATTCCGCTGATATAAAGCAACCGCAATTTCCCTACCCGTCATTTCCAAAGCGGGAAAGTAATAGGTCTCTTCCAAAAAAGAACGCAGAATATCAGATAACCGAAAATGATATAAAACCACTTCTCCTTTGGCAATTAAACCCTCAGCTCTCAATTCCTCCAAGGTCTTTAAAGCTTTTTCCCAGGCAGGTAATAACGGTTGCGTTTTAGGCGAAGGAACAGCATATTCTCTTTTGGGCTTTTCGGGCTTTTTCAGCCAAAGATAAATTCCCAAAGCCAAAGCTATCAATAGCAGCAAAGGATATACCCAAAAAGGAAGTTGCAGAGGGTATTTCCGCAAAGGTTTAATATCTCGTAAAAGGGTATCTCCCTCGGCTAAAACAGAAAGCACATAGACCCTGAAACCATCAGTGTAAACAGGAGTTACACCCCTGTCAACAGGTTGTATCTCTATCCGGGGAAAGGATAAAGCACCTGTCTTTAAAGGCACAATCTTAACCTTCCAGCAACGGGGATTTTTTACTTCCCGTTTGCTTTCCAGAATAGCAAAGTCCTCCAGAGTATCAGGAATGGCAACCCCTTTAATAGCAAAATCGGTGTTAATAACAAACAGAAAAGGAGTTCCCACATTCAAGCTATCGGTTCCCTGAAGTTCCTGATTAAATTCCGCCCACAGTGCAATCGGCAAAAAGGAAAGGAAAAAGGCAATAATCACCAGGGTTTTTTTCATCTGCGTTTTTCTCGTAAAGTGAAGAACTTTCTTAAAGCACCGATATAGGAATCGGAAGTGCGAATTAGTAAATAGTCGCAAGAGCATTTACGAAAGAACTCCTGCAAGTTCTTCTGTTCGGTATTTACTATTTCCTGATATGCTTTACGCAACTTGGGGTCGGAACTGTTAAGCCAAACTTCTTCTCCCGTTTCCGGGTCTTGCAAGGATAAAATTCCCGCTTTGGGAAGCTCCAGTTCGCTATCATCCAAAACCCGCAAAGCCACAACATCATTCTTAGTAGCGAGAATTTTCAGGGAATGCTCATAACCGGAATCAATCCAATCTGAAACGATAAAGAGAATACAGCGTTTTTTTAACATCTTATGGGCATATTCACAGGCATTTTTCAGCGAGGTCTTTTTGCTTTTCGGTTCATAGTATAGCACTTCTCTAAGAATTGCCAAAGCATTGTTGCGTCCTTTGCGCGGGGGTAAAAACTTTTCTACCTGATCGGAAAAGAGAATCAGACCTGCCAAATCCTGATTGGCAACTGCAGAAAAAGCCAATGCCGATACCAGTTCAGCAATTCTTTCTCTTTTAATCATACTGCGAGTGCCAAATTCCTCCGAAGCGCTTACATCTACTAAAAACACTACCCTCAGTTCTCTGGTTTCACGATATTTTTTTATGTAGAGTTGACCCATCCGCGCCGATACATTCCAGTCAATATCTCTGTAATTATCTCCCGGTTGGTATTCCCGCACTTCTGCAAATTCCAAACCCTGTCCTTTAAACCGGCTGTGATATTCGCCTCTGAACATTTCAGCAACAGGATTGCGGGTGCGAATTTCTATCCTGCGAATCTTTTTCAGGATATCAGAAACGCTTTGGGTAAACATAATCGCCTATATTTTAAGGAACTTCAATTTCATCCAGAATACGGTTGATGATCTCTTCGCTGGTAACTTCTTCAGCTTCAGCTTCGTAAGAAAGAATGATGCGATGTCTTAAAACATCTCTGGCAACCGCTTTAATATCATCAGGAATTACATAAGCTCTTCCTGATATGTAAGCATTGGCTTTAGCAGCTCTTGCCAGAAAAATTGTTGCCCGGGGCGATGCCCCAAACTCAATCAGACCCTTCAAATCAATCAAACGCGGATAGCGTTCCGGATGGCGGGTGGAATTGATTAAATGCAGAATATAGTCCTTCAGCTTTTCTTCCATATAAACCTGATCCATCACTTCCCGCATACTTTCTATAGCGTCGGGATTCAGCACTTTGCGTAAAGGAATCGGTTGTTCATTCACCATTCTTTCCAGGATTACTTTTTCTTCATCATAAGCTGGATATTTAATCTTCAATTTCATAAAGAATCTATCTACCTGTGCTTCCGGAAGAGGATAGGTTCCCTCCTGTTCAATAGGATTTTGGGTTGCCATCACAAAAAACGGTTTAGGTAAAGGAAAAGTATTGTCTCCCAAGGTTACCTGTCTTTCCTGCATTGCTTCCAAAAGGGCTGATTGCACTTTGGAAGGAGCTCTGTTGATTTCATCTGCCAAAATAAAATTGGCAAAGACGGGTCCCTTTTTCACACTGAATTCTCCGCTTTTAGGATTGTAAATCATTGTGCCGGTTATATCTGCAGGTAACAGATCGGGTGTAAATTGAATGCGGGAACAGGAGGCATCAAAAACAGACGCCAACGAAGATATAATAAGGGTTTTTGCCAAACCGGGAACGCCTTCAATTAAAATATGACCATTGGCTATAATTCCAATCAGCAAGCGGTCTATAATCTCCCGTTGACCTACAATCACTCTGGCAATTTCAGAACGAACCTCAACCAGCACTGCAGAGCTTTTTTCTACCTGGCTTTGAATCGCCTCAATTAACATTAAACCCCCATAACAGTTTATTAGTTAAGTAGTTATTTAGTGCTTCAGTCATTATTTATTTACACAAAAAACGGGAATCCGGTAAAACCTGATTCCCGCAAGACATTCTTCTCCGTAATCTTCAGCTCAAAATCACAGATTGTTGTTATACAGCTTTGCGGACTTTATTTGCTTTCAGGCAGGAACTGCAGACCTTGATTTTCTTAGTTCCGCCATCACTGGCAACACGAATTTCGTGCAAATTAGGATAAAACCTACGCTTAGTAGCATTTAAGGCATGACTGCGAGAATTGCCTACCTGAGCTGTTTTTCCACAGATATCACATACTTTGGACATAATTCACTTCCCATTTTTTCTTACATCAGGAACCAAAGAAAAGAGAGCGCTATTTTTGACAAGCAATTATTTGGTAACTTGAGGAATGCGAATATCAAACCTGCTTCCATTCGGCTCTACAGGAATATATTCCAAGCGCCCGTTATGCTCCTGAACCAGTTTTTTACAAATTGCCAAACCCAAACCTGTGCCCTGTGTTTTACCATCCGTAACAAAGGGCTGAAACAATTCTTCCCTTAATTTTTCGGGAACACCAGGTCCGTTATCAATTACGGAAATCTGTAACCACCCGGAAGAAATGTTGCTGATAATTTTAATGTTACCTTCTCCCGTTATAGCTTCCATCGCATTTTTAATAAGATTTATCAAGACCCTGCGGATTTTTCCCTCATCAAAATATGCATAGTCGGGGATTTTGTTTTCCACTTCAAAACTGATCTTGCGTTCTTTGAGGGAAGGGGCATACACTTCGCCAAGTTCCTGAAAAAAGGCATCCATATTCACTTTTTGAATTAGAGGAGGGGTTTCCGTTCCTCTGGCAAAATCCAAAATCTCATGCACTAATTGGTCTATCAGCTTGGTCTGTTTCACAATGTTTTCGGTGAATTCACTGCTTTCCGGAAAGATATTTTCCAGCAATTGCGCCGTAAGAACAATAACGGTTAAGGGGGTTTTAATATCGTGAATAATTTTACTGGCAGCCATACCGATAGCCATTAAACGGTTCTTTTGCAGCATTTCATCCATCAGTTCCACAAGGCGTTCATTAGTATTGCGTAAGCGTCTGGAAATAACTCTGGTTAAATTCAACATAATAACCGGATAGGCAAAAAGCATTTCGTTAAATACCGTGCGAGGAATAACTATCAGTTCTACATCTTCAAGAGCAACCACGCTGGCTGAACGAGGACAGTCATCAATTATACCCATTTCGCCAAAAAAATCCCCTGCTTCCAAAGTTGAGAGCTGAGCAAAATGCGTTTCGGGATTAGTTAAGCCCTTATCAATCTCCACTTTACCTTTGCATATATAGAAAAGATTTTCCCCTAAGGAGTGTTCGGTTATAATTGCCTCTCCCTTGTTAATTTCAATTCGCTCCAGGTCTTTCGTCAGCTCTTTTACAGCATCTTCTGATAAGCCGCTGAATATCCCTAAATTGACCTTTTGCACTGTATCAACCATATATACCTCCCATTTTTCTTACCTTCAATATTCCTTATATTTACAAAATAAATCACTAAGCTCTTTTGTCAAGTTTTATCAGCTTCACTGCTTTTTCGTAATTTCCAGGGTTAAAATAAACAAGCTACCTGAAATTCGGGTAGCTTGTTTAAACATAGCGTTAGGTGAATAGTTATTTCAGATAAATCATTTTTTTACAACCCGAATAATTGGTTGCCTTCATTTTCAGGTAATAAACTCCGGAGGGCATTGCCTTTCCAGAATCCGATTTTCCATCCCAAACATAATGGAAAGCGCCCATTGTATTGTAATTTTGTTGATAATGTCTTACCAATTGTCCTTTAGAATTGTAGATATCTAATATTACATTATCGGCTGCTTTTAGGTTATAGCCAATCGTAATGTCTGAGCTAAAAGGATTGGGGAACATTTTACCTAATTCTGTTCTTTCTATTAATTGGGGCGGATTTTCCGGGTTATTATTAGCGATTGTAACAGATACAGGACCGAAGTAATCTATATCACCATTAAGTTCATTTGCCTGAAGCCAATAGAAGTAAGTTCCTGTAGCAAAAATTTCAGCATCCGTATATGAATAGGAATGTGTTGACGAACTATTTTCCGCAGTCAGATAACAGCTGAGTTTGATGGCATCGGAAAGATTTTTCCAAGTATTACGATAGATATTGTAACCGGCAATATTGGTTTCAGATTGAGTAATCCAATTTAAGGTAACAAAATTATCAGCAGTAATAAAAGCTGTAAATGAAGACAACTCAACGGGCAATGTTTCATCTTCTCCATTAAAGAAAACAATCTCTACATCTCCATCCGCCTTACCTGCAGATATTGTAAAATCCACCAAATCAACAGTCCAGCTTATATTTTTGGAAACTTTTACCCAAGTCTGAGAAGGCAACACTCTATACATCAGATATGCAGGTATATAACCTAAATCGGGATTGATTTGTATCGTTCTGCCTGTAAAAGTGCCTCCACTTAATAAGATATATAAACCAGGATAATTAACAGGTGTCCCTTCCGGAGCCCAATCTGTAGTTATTACCGGATTAAATATACCGGTAATAGAAGGAATTTGAATTTGCGGGTTAACAGTATTTCCTTCACCGTCTGTTACTGCGGGAAGATCATCAGCATATAAATCTGTAGTAGTAAATTCCCAGGTATCAGGGCTTTGAGCATCACCAGTGGCATTATAGGGTACAATTTTCCAATAATACTTTGTATTATACTGCAAATTATCCGAAAGAGTGTAGCTTGAGCTTGATTGAGAAACTCCATTTAAAACATCGGAAGGCGGATTATCAGTTCCTAAAAACACTTTATAGCCGGTAGGATTTCCACTTGCAGGAGCACTCCAACTTAAGGAAGGACGAAGACCTATATTTGTAGCATTCGTTTCAGGATTGGGAGTTGTTGCTGCACCTGGATAATCAAAAGGAATATTAGTATCCCAGGAAGGTGCCGTAGCAGAAAAAGTTCCATCAATATGATTGGGACTGCTATCCGCAACCGTAGTTCCTGTTCCTTCGGACATTTTGTAATAGGCAATTAAACCTGTAGTAGAAGGGTCAATATTTACATAGCGATTATCAGCTAATTGGGTTGCCGAACGGGTTACATTCCAAATTCTCACTTCATCCACATTTCCCAGCATACAACGAATGTTTGATTGTGTATTTGGAGAATAGCCAATATATACAGGCCGAGAAGATTGAGTACTGGCAGTAGTTGCTGTGAGAGGAGAACCAACTTGAACACCATTCACATAAAGAGTCATAGTAGAGTTGCTACCGGACATTGATTGAGTTATTGCCACATGCTGCCAGGTATTAAGGGTTAGCACATTATTCGCATAAATCTCATACCAATCAGTAGTTCCATTACTTTTAGCAAAGCTAAGGGTTCTATTGCTGCTCCCATAGCGAAACACATAACCAGATGAATAAGTTGGAGATCCTGAACTCCAATCATCCTTACCAACAATTGTATTCATTGCTTTGGTTGAACTAAAATTAGTGGGATAAATCCATGCTTCAATGGTAAAATTGCTATTGGGAATATTAAAAGCTGCATTAGTTCCACAATTAACATATTTTGGTGCCGAAGGAGTTGAACCAACGAAGGATAGGGAATAACCGGAACTCCATAAAGGAAAACTTCCTAATAATAGAGCGGTTAATAATAATAACGGTAAAAAGGGTTTTTTCATTTTACTTTCTCCTTATTTTATTTATATTTCCCGGGCTCTTAGAGAAAATACATAAGCATTTCCTTCGTTAAGCAGCCCGATTTAGTCCTTCTAAATCATTTTCTATCACTTGCATTATACCTCATTCTCTTGCCAATTTATTAAAAAACTGGACAAAACCAAACTCTTTAAGGCGTAAACAGTTAAAGAAAATCACCAATTCTTCATCCTCAATAACAATATAAGCTTATCAATTCTCATCTAAAATAATTTTTGCTTAGCTAATCTGTCAAGGTTTATTTTTCAATTTTTCCTGGTTACCCGATATTTTCCGTTAAGGTAATTGCTCCTATAGCATTTATCTTACTTTTTTACAATTGGTTGCATTAACTATTAAAACCTGCTGTTCCATATCTTCCGGTTATCTATTTTCAATTTTTTTTGCTTTCTCTTTTGCTAATTTACTCTTGCCGGTGGTTTTCTCCTTTCCATAACGGCAATGGCATTTTCTGCAGCCAACAGTGCCATTTTAGTTCTGGTTTCAATGCTGGCAGAGCCGATATGAGGCAGGAGAACTACATTTTCCAACGCAAGTAGTTCCTCCGGAATATAGGGTTCATTTTCATAAACATCCAGTCCCGCAGCAAAAATGCGTCTTTCTTTAAGGGCTTTAGTCAGTTCTTTTTCATCAATAACCGCTCCTCTGGAAGTATTTATCAACACGGCGCTATCTTTCATCAATGTAAATTCTTCCTTACCAATAAGATGGAAGGTCTCTTGCGTTAAAGGCAGATGAAGAGTAAGGATATCCGCTTCCTGCAGCAGGGTTTTCAAAGTAACTTCCGCTGCTTCAAAAGGTAGTGTTTCAGCAAGTGGATTATCATTATAATAGATAATCCGCATCTCAAAGCCCGTAGCGCGTTTGGCAACTGCCTTGCCAATTCTTCCCATTCCTATTATCCCAAGTGTTTTTCCGTAAACATCAAGTCCGCACATCAGCATTGGTTCCCAACCCTTAAAATTGCCATTTCGTAAAAACCGTTCACTTTCCGAAATTCTTCTACAGGTGGCTAAAATTAGTGCCCAGGTAAGGTCAGCCGTAGTTTCTGTTAATACACCGGGAGTGTTGCAAACCGTAATTCCGCGTTGAGTAGCAAAATCCACATCTATGTTATTATAACCTACGGCGTAAGAGGAGATAACTTTTAATTTGGGGGCACAATTTATCACCATTTTATCTATGTTATCGGTCAGCAGACAGATTAAAGCTTCCGCATCTTCAATTCCTGCAATAAGTTCCTGATAAGTTAAAGCACGGTTGTAGGGATTTATTTTCAAGGTAAATTTCTCTTCCAACAATTTTATTGCCGGCTCTGGAATACGGCGGGTTAAAAATAATACCGGTTTCATAAATACCTCACAAAATCGCTGACCTGATGCCTATCCGGCAGGGGAAAATGCTCTGCAGGATAGCCAAGAGGAGTTAAACAGGCAATATAATCCTGAGGGGGAATACCAAGTAAATTCTTAATTTCCTCTTTATCCATATCGGTAACCCAGCAAGTGCCCAAGCCATAAGCTTTGGCAGCCAGCAATAAATGGTAGGCAGCAATACAGGCATCCTGAATTTTCCGGTGTGAGATATCCCCTTTGGCAGCAACGGCAATAGCAAAAGGAGCAGCTAATAGCGGTTTTCCTGAAGGACCTCTCAAGGCAACAATTTTCTCCAAAATTTCCCGCTTTTTAATCACAACATAATAATAACCCTGTAAATTACAGGCAGTTGGAGAATAGCGACAAAGCTCAAAGACATTGTTTAAAAGCTCAGGGGAAACAGGTTCCGCAGTATATTTACGGATGCTGCGGCGTGTTTTTAAGCTCTCTTCCAGCGTTAGATAGGGCTCTAATTGCCGTTCAAAACACTGAAATTCCAAAGACCTGCCTTCAGGATCAGTTGCCCAAAAATGATAGATGTTATATTTTGGATTTTCCCCGGGAGCTGTTTTAGCTATGCTTTTCAGCTTTGTATAAGCGGCATCAACCTGTTCCCGGTCATTAAAAAAGAAAGTTATGGTGCCGCAATTTTCAATGCTTTCACCTTCACAAAAACCCAACAATTGATTACCGGATCTAAATATTACACAGGAATCCTGATCTAACCAGACAGGAAGTTCCAGCATAGAAGCGTAAAAAGACCTTATCCGACCCAAATCCTTGGTTTTGAAGAAGACAATTCCGTTCATTTTTTCTCCTATACTTATCTTTTATAGATATTCTAATCGTTTCAGGGCTGCAGGCAACACCTTTATGGTAACGGAGGCATAGCATTTGTTTGTTTTTACTTACAATTTTTCCACAGCCCTCTCTGTTTTTACAACCCACAAATTGTAAACACTAACAACCGCGCTACAACTGGTTTCCTCATTTCAAAATTGGGAGGTAAAACAAAATTGTTTCTTGAAAAATGGGTTGGTATCGTCTTTTTTTACTAAAGTAATCTTCTTTTTCAATAAACAGTGAGCAATTAGCACATTGACTATTTTTCCTTCCCAGAGAAATTCCGGTATTTTCTCAATAACACTCCGATATGATTCCCGTATCGTTCTCGTATCGCGATATGGGAACGATACGGGAATCTAATTCGCAGCATATTGCAAAAAAACAGGAACTGATAAACAAATATCTTGGGAGTGAAAAAAGAATAATTGCTGCCGATAGTGTGTTATCGCTTTATGGTGTTGATATTCTATACTGCTTGAATAGTGGGTGATTGATTGGTCGGTTGTATGGGTGTATTATTTTGTTTTAACTCACAATTTTTCGGTTTGGAAACCAGTCGTAGAGCGGTTGTAAGTGAACTAAATGTGTGGGATGTGGTTTCATTGAAGGCAGGTGAAAATTGTGAGTCAAAACAAACTGTTTGTTTTGACTCTAAACCGATTCTTCTGTGGTTGCAACTATATGCAGAAGTAACAGAATATTTATCTTTTGTCCGATACTGTCAAAGCTGAAGCTCGGTTTAGAGTTAAAACAAAAATTCCATCCCGAAACAACCATTTCTGAACAATTCCAACCCAACCCTGCAAATGTGAAGAAGGACATTCTTTCACAATT
Encoded here:
- a CDS encoding BatD family protein, translated to MKKALFFLLLFPLVLSALKIDVTVNKNTISMNEQLELTLKIANDNRLKVEEPTPPSVPLFSFRNLTSSSSSSVVLEGTRLISEFSETFRFIYFPLKTGKTTIPSFKVKVNGHYYPTRAISLEVIAGTKKPPAQSSPPVQGFGSFGFDDSDFWGNNDKWAGDTFILALPEEQKVYRGFPAIVSYYLYTDETVGSFNLENEIDSDGYGKSTYEQPTMLNYEEVFFQGKQYKRALIKSLAIISNREGRLQSPILEGYARLYGFGLLNKNLQSKGGIINVLPLPANNVPPSFGGAVGNFKLSYSLSDKEISLGETITFTLKIEGRGNFNQFSAPQFVSRKGFQVSSPMVIDNLKAGIEGTRTYYYTLIPQDKGVYELPELTFSWFDNDSGSYKLYRSPKEKIKVSSAKVLSYFSRLKQSRNPKAMLPKIEKNSYPAYIPYVKQPWYWILMLLIVGVTIAVSIVAWESKMKRDNPERYASLKAEKVLLHYLKPATTAARNLSPDFYPLAEKALFEYLASKYKLSNHLSTQEKMQALNEKNIPDWLLQELEVFLAHSQAARFLPETDRAVNLEEDLNRIRKIFTGFSRLGKTRKNRSSK
- a CDS encoding tetratricopeptide repeat protein, whose protein sequence is MSNKTRRIILIVIAVILLLLILELLFRPKAVRQSFADSFYRAKKYPRAEELFRKNTKSNDVTANANLAKCLYRQNRYAEADSAAEIALNKAKDKKNILYDSGDIAYQQKDYQKALKHFKEALLLDPEDEDLRANYELTLRKLQKQSPPAAQIQQNKDNQEQEAIRNILKGLDNKESTDRQQLKQKQSSKTDKWW
- a CDS encoding VWA domain-containing protein; translation: MNIANPYYLALSGLCLLLLILLFRRERFLQRRFTRYAELHLKEHYYHSQSPFWIGFKLFLCILALGCVIIALARPQWDYENKDLQSSGMDIIFAIDVSQSMDATDMMPSRLLRAILQIGSFLEQVKTDRIGIIAFAGVATLQCPLTDDYEAVRIVLNGLNSNTVEIPGTDIGSALNLAADAFPEGSKSNTLILISDGEDLENSALREAKKLKIKGIRVYTMGVGSPEGTIIRNPETGEEVKSKLDETTLQEIARITEGEYFRVTPGGEEIQLILKRIYENEITRRGKKVTILKEQYYLFAIMAIILLIIECVIDPRKRKKGLMAAEKSNEQ
- a CDS encoding VWA domain-containing protein, translated to MLKFGHPWFLFLLLLIPLYLVWEFIIHRKRRLYLPHSRVKQLRYISRGQYPFRYLYPVLRSLILLFLCIAIAEPRWGIKTRDLSNKGVDIVMAMDISGSMLAMDFAPKNRLSAAVSVAKDFVKRRPNDRFGLVAFSEYALTQIPLTFDHLAMLNSLDKLKVNEEASATAIGMGLAKAVARLHNSTAKSRVIILITDGVSNTGEIDPLAAAEMAKELGIKVYPIGVGSKGLVPFPYADPIFGTRYLNTFIDLDMETLNKIAETTGTGKAALATDSNGLAEIMNEIDRLEKTRFTTQFRYNYSEHFMPFLWLAFAFLLLEMLLKTIILPVLPDQL
- a CDS encoding DUF58 domain-containing protein, which encodes MFTQSVSDILKKIRRIEIRTRNPVAEMFRGEYHSRFKGQGLEFAEVREYQPGDNYRDIDWNVSARMGQLYIKKYRETRELRVVFLVDVSASEEFGTRSMIKRERIAELVSALAFSAVANQDLAGLILFSDQVEKFLPPRKGRNNALAILREVLYYEPKSKKTSLKNACEYAHKMLKKRCILFIVSDWIDSGYEHSLKILATKNDVVALRVLDDSELELPKAGILSLQDPETGEEVWLNSSDPKLRKAYQEIVNTEQKNLQEFFRKCSCDYLLIRTSDSYIGALRKFFTLREKRR